In the Mycolicibacter sp. MU0102 genome, one interval contains:
- a CDS encoding sensor domain-containing protein → MLATVAVIAVIGVVLTVTLSGRGRHDTAKPAAKTGTSTTTSASSDKAPVPVAKIEGLLPRQEDLAAAVADPELGVVMSGEAMDEVTVVDADCQGISSVASGPVYAGTGWTAIRWQRWYSPPDIDTHDLKHGLLVSVAAFPRAENAQAFYTKQSDKWKRCAGRTVNMTVTSGDNEPRVFWTVTEVTESDQLVKTTAISEGGGGWSCQDALTVRNNVVAQADVCGNSIPANAAQDILNGITPKIDAAG, encoded by the coding sequence GTGCTGGCCACGGTCGCCGTGATCGCGGTGATCGGTGTCGTGCTCACCGTGACGCTGTCCGGGCGCGGCAGACACGACACGGCCAAGCCCGCCGCAAAGACGGGGACCTCCACGACGACCTCGGCATCCTCGGACAAGGCACCGGTGCCGGTCGCCAAGATTGAGGGGTTGCTGCCTCGCCAGGAAGACCTCGCTGCGGCGGTGGCCGATCCCGAACTCGGAGTCGTGATGAGCGGTGAGGCGATGGATGAGGTCACCGTGGTGGACGCGGACTGTCAGGGCATCAGTTCGGTCGCCTCAGGGCCCGTCTACGCCGGCACCGGTTGGACCGCGATCCGCTGGCAGCGCTGGTACAGCCCGCCCGACATCGATACTCACGACCTGAAGCACGGTCTGCTGGTATCGGTGGCGGCCTTTCCGCGGGCGGAGAACGCGCAGGCGTTCTACACGAAGCAGAGCGACAAGTGGAAAAGGTGCGCCGGGCGCACCGTGAACATGACCGTGACCAGCGGCGACAATGAGCCACGCGTTTTCTGGACGGTCACTGAGGTCACCGAGTCCGATCAGCTCGTCAAGACGACCGCGATCAGCGAGGGCGGTGGCGGCTGGTCGTGCCAGGACGCCCTGACCGTCCGCAACAACGTCGTCGCGCAGGCCGATGTCTGCGGTAACAGCATCCCGGCCAATGCGGCACAGGACATCCTCAACGGCATCACCCCGAAGATCGACGCGGCCGGGTGA
- a CDS encoding rhomboid-like protein, whose product MADVRTRLAAVWHFVHTAPLTYLWLAVLGVTTAIQHLVGPRLHTMLVEQSTNLHHLATDPLEVLVSSMLWIDGKDWSPYLVLFTLFLAPAEHWLGHLRWLMVGLISHVGATYISEGALYALIHLHRESERLTYARDIGVSYFLVGVMAVLTYRIPRPWRWAYLAGLVVIFTVPLLINPDFTAIGHAAALVIGLCCYSLTHPHHPLRHHPSAVGGH is encoded by the coding sequence GTGGCGGACGTCAGAACGCGCCTGGCCGCGGTGTGGCACTTTGTGCATACCGCGCCCCTGACTTACCTGTGGCTGGCGGTGCTGGGAGTCACCACCGCCATTCAGCACCTGGTCGGTCCGCGCCTGCACACCATGCTCGTCGAGCAATCCACCAACCTGCATCATCTGGCTACCGACCCGCTGGAGGTGCTGGTCTCCAGCATGCTGTGGATCGACGGCAAGGACTGGTCGCCGTATCTGGTGCTGTTCACCCTGTTTCTGGCGCCGGCCGAACATTGGCTGGGGCATCTGCGTTGGCTGATGGTCGGATTGATCTCCCACGTCGGCGCCACCTATATCAGCGAGGGTGCGCTCTACGCGCTGATCCACCTGCACCGCGAATCGGAGCGGTTGACCTACGCCCGCGACATCGGCGTCAGCTACTTTCTGGTCGGCGTGATGGCGGTGCTCACCTACCGCATCCCCCGGCCGTGGCGCTGGGCCTACCTGGCCGGGCTGGTGGTCATCTTCACCGTGCCCCTGCTGATCAACCCCGACTTCACCGCGATCGGCCACGCCGCCGCATTGGTCATCGGGTTGTGCTGCTACTCGCTGACTCACCCCCACCATCCGTTGCGACATCACCCGAGCGCCGTCGGCGGCCACTAG